Proteins encoded in a region of the Zea mays cultivar B73 chromosome 4, Zm-B73-REFERENCE-NAM-5.0, whole genome shotgun sequence genome:
- the LOC103653279 gene encoding probable potassium transporter 4 — protein MAAASMDVEAGQGRNDKKRIYKDLLLAYKTLGVVFGGLVTSPLYVYPSMNLTNPTEEDYLGIYSIMFWTLTLIGVVKYICIALNADDHGEGGTFAMYSLLCQHANIGILPSKKIYTEEEQGLVPARPVAARRPSKVRRFIERSITARRLLQLTAILGMCMLIGDGILTPAISILSAVDGLRGPFPSVSKPTVEALSAGILIGLFLLQKYGTSKVSFMFSPIMAAWTFTTPIIGIYSIWRYYPGIFKSVSPYYVVHFFVTNRKRGWQLLGGTVLCITGAEAMFADLGHFNKRSIQIAFLSSIYPSLVLTYAGQTAYLINHVGDFGDGFYKFVPRPVYWPMFVIATLAAIVASQSLISATFSVVKQSVALDYFPRVRVVHTSKDKEGEVYSPETNYLLMLLCVGAIIGFGDGKDIGNAFGVVVILVMLITTILLSLVMLIVWGTHVVLVALYLVPFLILEGTYVSAVCTKIMKGGWLPFAISLVLALVMFSWYYGRQRKAEYEMANKVTLERLSELLAAPDVRRAPGLCLFYSNMQEWRWLTPVLAHYIKNMRSLHGVTIFVTLRYQLVAKVDAESRMAVRRFGPRGVYGCTIQYGYAGPLYEEEEEDLAGQVVRAVRQHIEREAAASSTAEVEEEAAELEEARAAGVVHVMGKTRFHVGRNTGLFDRVLLGFYEFLHTTCRSALPALGIPLQQRVEIGMLYKA, from the exons AAGAAGCGAATTTACAAAGATCTACTCCTTGCCTACAAGACTCTGGGCGTCGTATTCGGTGGTCTTGTCACCTCCCCTCTCTACGTCTACCCTTCCATGAACCTGACAAACCCGACCGAAGAGGACTATCTGGGAATCTACAGCATCATGTTCTGGACCCTGACACTGATCGGCGTCGTCAAGTACATCTGCATCGCCCTCAACGCCGACGACCACGGCGAAG GTGGCACATTTGCCATGTACTCCCTGTTGTGCCAGCACGCCAACATCGGCATCCTCCCGTCCAAGAAGATATACACCGAGGAGGAGCAGGGCCTGGTCCCGGCTCGGCCCGTCGCGGCCCGGAGGCCCAGCAAGGTGAGGAGGTTCATCGAGCGGAGCATTACGGCGAGAAGGTTGCTGCAGCTCACGGCGATCCTGGGCATGTGCATGCTCATTGGAGACGGCATCCTCACGCCGGCCATCTCAATCCTGTCAGCTGTTGATGGACTAAGAGGGCCTTTCCCGTCGGTCAGCAAAC CGACTGTTGAGGCTCTGTCCGCAGGGATTCTGATCGGTCTGTTCCTGCTGCAAAAGTACGGCACGTCCAAGGTGAGCTTCATGTTCTCGCCGATCATGGCGGCGTGGACGTTCACCACCCCGATCATCGGCATCTACAGCATCTGGCGCTACTACCCTGGCATCTTCAAGAGCGTGTCGCCGTACTACGTGGTACACTTCTTCGTGACCAACCGGAAGAGGGGCTGGCAGCTGCTCGGCGGCACCGTCCTGTGCATCACGGGCGCCGAGGCCATGTTCGCCGACCTCGGGCACTTCAACAAGCGGTCCATCCAGATCGCGTTCCTCTCTAGCATCTACCCGTCGCTGGTGCTCACGTACGCCGGCCAGACGGCCTACCTGATCAACCACGTGGGCGACTTCGGCGACGGGTTCTACAAGTTCGTGCCGCGCCCCGTGTACTGGCCAATGTTCGTCATCGCGACGCTGGCGGCGATCGTGGCGAGCCAGTCGCTCATCTCCGCCACCTTCTCCGTGGTCAAGCAGTCGGTGGCGCTGGACTACTTCCCGCGCGTCCGGGTGGTGCACACCTCCAAGGACAAGGAGGGGGAGGTGTACTCCCCGGAGACCAACTACCTGCTGATGCTGCTGTGCGTGGGCGCCATCATCGGCTTCGGCGACGGAAAGGACATCGGCAACGCGTTCGGCGTGGTGGTCATCCTCGTCATGCTCATCACTACCATCCTGCTCTCCCTGGTGATGCTCATCGTCTGGGGCACGCACGTGGTGCTGGTGGCGCTCTACCTCGTGCCCTTCCTCATCCTGGAGGGCACTTACGTGAGCGCGGTGTGCACCAAGATCATGAAGGGCGGCTGGTTGCCCTTCGCCATCTCGCTCGTTCTGGCGCTCGTCATGTTCAGCTGGTACTACGGCCGGCAGCGCAAGGCAGAGTACGAGATGGCCAACAAGGTGACCCTGGAGCGGCTGAGCGAGCTGCTGGCCGCGCCCGACGTGCGCCGCGCCCCGGGGCTCTGCCTCTTCTACAGCAACATGCAGGAGTGGCGGTGGCTCACCCCGGTGCTGGCGCACTACATCAAGAACATGCGGTCGCTGCACGGGGTTACCATCTTCGTCACTCTCCGGTACCAACTGGTGGCCAAGGTGGACGCCGAGAGCCGCATGGCGGTCCGGCGATTCGGTCCCCGCGGGGTGTACGGCTGCACGATCCAGTACGGGTACGCTGGCCCACTgtacgaggaggaggaggaggacctcGCCGGGCAGGTGGTGCGGGCGGTGCGCCAGCATATCGAGCGGGAGGCGGCGGCGTCCTCCACGGCGGAGGTCGAGGAGGAGGCGGCGGAGCTGGAGGAGGCGCGCGCGGCCGGGGTGGTGCACGTCATGGGCAAGACGAGGTTCCACGTGGGCAGGAACACGGGCCTCTTCGACCGCGTGCTGCTCGGCTTCTATGAGTTCCTGCATACCACCTGCCGCTCCGCGCTGCCGGCGCTTGGGATCCCGCTGCAGCAGCGCGTCGAGATCGGCATGCTCTACAAGGCCTGA